From a single Chlorocebus sabaeus isolate Y175 chromosome X, mChlSab1.0.hap1, whole genome shotgun sequence genomic region:
- the LOC140710820 gene encoding uncharacterized protein, whose product MPKDIALTPCALRGYTSWVRRAIVPTPGALRGYRSWACRAIAPTPRKLCWDRSRVGMGVAPTPGALCGERSRTSIAPTPCTLRGENSRAYTSLAHTPGALCGDSSRARRARAIAPTTCALCKIGSRVGTGIAPIADALRGDRSLACRPVAPTPGALCCDRSQEFTAAGPTPGALRTDRSGASRAIAPTPGTLCRERSRARRAIGPTQCALCGDESQVGMGIAPTPGDLRRDRSRAGGAIAPSPSTLFGVGSRVGTGVAPPAGALHSDRSPACRAIAPTLGTLCGDRSQKRTATGPTPGALPGDRSGVSRATAPAPGTLCSERPRACRSIALTPCSLGRDRSRVGMGLAPTPGTLLGGKSRKRRAIAITPGALRGGRSRKRRAIAPTPGALHGDRSRTYMAIAPTPGALHGDSSPARPTIAPSSGTLHGDSSGERTGVAPTPGALHGHDGSQAHMATTPTPGTMCSDSLPSHATVAPTPGALQDDRKRNAIAPTPDTLHIDKTPACRAIAPTPGALDGNSSPARTSIIPSPGALHGDRSPVHTAVASTPGALNGDGSQAHMAIAPTPGTMRSDSSTACTAIAPSAGSLRGDRSWKHKAIASTPGALHPNGSERSRKCKATAPTPGALRRHRSDRSRKCKAIAPTPDTLRVDRSPACRAIAPTPGTLYIDRSPACRASAPSPGALHGDRSPVHTAIASPPGALHGDGSQVQTAIAPPPGVLRDDKSRKRKAIAPTSAALRGGRSDRSRKCKAIASTPGTLHVDRSPACRASAPTPGTLGGGRSPVHRAIASPAGALHGDGSQVQTAIAPPPGVLRDDKSWKCKAIAPTAGTLCSDSSRTCTAFAPTAGSLHADGSRAHQAITPTSGALHCDGSGESRAIAPTPGALHGDSSQAHKAIASTPGALRGDSSPFRTAIASMPGVLRSTRSRKRKAISQTPGTLRGDGSGERTAIAPTPGTLHGDRSQAHMAIDPTPGILRSDSSPSRMAIDLTPGALGRDRSRVLMAIAPTPGRMQAQVLQSSQACQDSLTLSWHGCEKKGKKRAKASTLMSLPPTVTEEGASRPPGLTSPAPPALKEETRDSRPKKTLIASPECSPFSGYVQDPGEGAWKPGWAGMATSSGSRQHRLPSSLWLANRKRKPPGTDFQRRPQGPQTPADAKLANPVTMVQRAGGKQDGQPASLAFPQEPCPIESGTMVWFKFQDHPFWPAVVKSVSNTDKTARVLLLEANLHRGKRGIQVPLRRLKHLDCKEKETLLKRAQKTYKQSVNWCFSLISHYREGLVRGSFRGSFLDYYAADVSYPIRRAIQEGDLQVDFPQVNYGDLEDWEEETSLGGKRPCKKILPDRMRAARDRDNRKLVDFIVTRKGADPHLLDILQGRKQSRWLTAFLTPHRDVLCVETYLEDDDQLEVVAKHLQEIYKQVDKTMLTLIRDDKVSFVLEVLLPEAMICAIAALDGLDYKAAEEKYLRGPPVHYREKELFDRNILKKARREPATTRKAN is encoded by the coding sequence ATGCCAAAGGACATTGCCCTTACTCCATGTGCCCTGCGAGGTTACACGTCATGGGTGCGCAGGGCCATTGTCCCTACTCCAGGTGCCCTGCGAGGTTACAGGTCATGGGCATGCAGGGCCATTGCCCCTACTCCACGCAAACTGTGCTGGGACAGGTCACGGGTGGGCATGGGCGTTGCCCCTACTCCAGGTGCCCTATGTGGTGAAAGGTCACGCACGTCCATTGCTCCTACTCCATGCACCCTGCGTGGTGAAAATTCACGGGCGTACACCAGCCTTGCCCATACCCCAGGTGCTTTGTGTGGTGACAGTTCACGAGCACGCAGGGCCAGGGCCATTGCCCCTACTACATGCGCATTGTGCAAGATAGGGTCACGGGTGGGCACAGGCATTGCCCCTATTGCAGATGCCCTGCGTGGTGACAGGTCACTGGCGTGCAGGCCCGTTGCTCCTACTCCAGGCGCCCTGTGCTGTGACAGGTCACAAGAATTCACAGCTGCTGGTCCTACTCCCGGAGCTCTACGCACTGACAGGTCAGGGGCGAGCAGGGCCATTGCCCCTACTCCAGGCACTTTGTGCAGGGAAAGGTCCCGGGCGCGCAGGGCCATTGGCCCTACTCAATGTGCACTGTGTGGAGACGAGTCACAGGTGGGCATGGGCATTGCCCCTACTCCAGGTGACCTGCGCAGGGACAGGTCACGGGCAGGCGGGGCCATTGCACCTAGTCCATCCACACTGTTCGGGGTTGGGTCCCGGGTGGGCACAGGCGTTGCCCCTCCTGCAGGTGCCCTGCACAGTGACAGGTCACCGGCGTGCAGGGCCATTGCTCCTACTCTAGGCACGCTGTGCGGTGACAGGTCGCAAAAACGCACGGCCACTGGTCCTACTCCAGGAGCCCTGCCCGGTGACAGGTCAGGGGTGAGCAGGGCCACTGCCCCCGCTCCAGGCACCTTGTGCAGTGAAAGGCCCCGGGCATGCAGGAGCATTGCCCTTACTCCGTGTTCACTGGGCAGGGACAGGTCACGGGTGGGTATGGGCCTTGCACCTACCCCAGGCACCCTGCTCGGTGGCAAATCAAGGAAACGCAGGGCCATCGCTATTACTCCCGGGGCCCTGCGTGGTGGCAGGTCACGGAAACGCAGGGCCATTGCTCCTACTCCAGGGGCCCTGCACGGTGACAGGTCACGGACTTATATGGCCATTGCTCCTACTCCAGGTGCCCTGCACGGTGACAGCTCACCAGCACGCCCGACCATTGCTCCTTCTTCAGGCACCCTGCATGGTGACAGCTCGGGAGAACGCACAGGGGTTGCCCCTACTCCAGGCGCCCTGCACGGCCACGATGGCTCTCAAGCACACATGGCCACTACTCCTACTCCAGGCACTATGTGCAGTGATAGTCTGCCATCACACGCGACCGTTGCCCCTACTCCAGGGGCCCTGCAAGATGACAGGAAACGCAACGCCATTGCTCCTACTCCCGACACCCTGCACATTGACAAGACACCAGCATGCAGAGCCATTGCTCCTACTCCAGGCGCCCTGGACGGTAACAGCTCACCAGCGCGCACGTCCATTATTCCTTCTCCAGGCGCCCTGCATGGTGACAGGTCACCAGTGCACACGGCCGTTGCTTCTACTCCAGGTGCCCTGAACGGCGACGGCTCTCAGGCGCACATGGCCATTGCTCCTACTCCAGGCACCATGCGCAGTGACAGCTCAACAGCATGCACGGCCATTGCCCCATCTGCAGGTTCCCTGCGAGGTGACAGGTCATGGAAACACAAGGCCATTGCTTCTACTCCAGGTGCCCTGCACCCTAACGGGTCTGAGAGATCACGGAAATGCAAGGCCACTGCTCCTACTCCAGGTGCCCTGCGCCGACACAGGTCCGACAGGTCACGGAAATGCAAGGCCATCGCTCCTACTCCAGACACCCTGCGCGTTGACAGGTCACCAGCATGCAGGGCCATTGCTCCTACTCCAGGCACCCTGTACATTGACAGGTCACCAGCATGCAGGGCCTCTGCTCCTTCTCCAGGCGCCCTGCATGGTGACAGGTCACCAGTACACACGGCCATTGCTTCTCCTCCAGGAGCCCTGCATGGTGACGGCTCCCAGGTGCAAACGGCTATTGCTCCTCCTCCAGGTGTCCTGCGCGATGACAAGTCACGGAAACGCAAGGCCATTGCTCCCACTTCGGCTGCCCTGCGCGGTGGCAGGTCTGACAGGTCACGGAAATGCAAGGCCATTGCTTCTACTCCAGGCACCCTGCACGTTGACAGGTCGCCAGCATGCAGGGCCTCTGCTCCTACTCCAGGCACCCTGGGTGGTGGCAGGTCACCAGTACACAGGGCCATTGCTTCTCCTGCAGGAGCCCTGCATGGTGACGGCTCTCAGGTGCAAACGGCTATTGCTCCTCCTCCAGGCGTCCTGCGCGATGACAAGTCATGGAAATGCAAGGCCATTGCTCCCACTGCAGGCACCCTGTGCAGTGACAGCTCACGAACGTGCACAGCCTTTGCTCCTACTGCAGGCTCCCTGCATGCGGACGGGTCACGAGCGCACCAGGCCATTACTCCTACTTCAGGCGCCCTGCACTGTGATGGCTCAGGAGAAAGCAGGGCCATTGCTCCTACTCCAGGCGCCCTACACGGTGACAGCTCTCAGGCACACAAGGCTATTGCTTCTACTCCAGGCGCTCTGCGCGGTGACAGCTCACCATTTCGCACAGCCATTGCATCTATGCCAGGGGTCCTGCGCAGTACCAGGTCACGGAAACGCAAGGCCATTTCTCAGACTCCAGGCACCCTGCGTGGTGACGGCTCAGGAGAACGCACGGCCATTGCTCCTACTCCAGGCACCCTGCACGGTGACAGGTCACAGGCACATATGGCCATCGATCCTACTCCAGGCATCCTGCGCAGTGACAGCTCACCATCGCGCATGGCCATTGATCTGACTCCAGGTGCCCTGGGCAGGGACAGGTCACGGGTGCTCATGGCCATTGCTCCTACCCCAGGTAGAATGCAAGCACAGGTGTTGCAAAGCTCCCAAGCCTGCCAGGATTCCCTGACACTTTCGTGGCATGGTTGTGAGAAAAAGGGCAAGAAAAGGGCAAAGGCCTCAACTCTTATGTCCCTGCCTCCCACAGTAACGGAGGAGGGTGCATCTCGGCCTCCAGGTCTCACCAGCCCTGCGCCCCCTGCTCTGAAGGAAGAGACAAGGGATAGCCGCCCGAAGAAAACCCTGATTGCTTCCCCAGAATGTTCTCCCTTCTCGGGGTACGTTCAGGACCCAGGAGAGGGTGCCTGGAAGCCAGGCTGGGCAGGCATGGCCACATCCTCTGGGTCCCGTCAGCACAGGCTGCCTTCTTCACTCTGGCTTGCCAATAGAAAAAGGAAACCTCCCGGTACAGATTTTCAGAGGCGACCTCAAGGACCTCAGACCCCTGCTGACGCCAAGCTTGCTAATCCCGTCACCATGGTTCAAAGGGCTGGCGGTAAACAGGATGGGCAGCCCGCCAGCCTTGCTTTTCCACAGGAGCCATGTCCCATTGAAAGTGGAACGATGGTCTGGTTCAAATTTCAAGATCATCCGTTTTGGCCAGCAGTGGTCAAGAGTGTCAGCAACACAGACAAGACTGCAAGGGTGCTCCTGCTTGAGGCCAACCTGCACCGTGGAAAGCGGGGCATTCAAGTTCCTCTTCGAAGGCTGAAGCACCTGGATTGTAAGGAGAAAGAGACGCTGCTCAAGAGAGCCCAGAAGACCTACAAGCAAAGTGTCAACTGGTGCTTCTCACTGATTTCCCACTACAGAGAAGGACTGGTCCGGGGTTCTTTCCGGGGCTCTTTCCTGGACTATTACGCTGCAGACGTCAGCTACCCAATCAGGAGAGCCATCCAAGAGGGAGACCTGCAGGTTGACTTTCCACAGGTGAATTATGGAGACCTGGAAGACTGGGAGGAGGAGACCTCCCTGGGCGGGAAGAGGCCTTGCAAGAAAATCCTCCCGGACCGGATGAGGGCCGCTCGGGACCGAGACAACCGGAAGCTGGTGGACTTCATCGTGACGAGAAAGGGGGCCGACCCCCACCTTCTGGACATCTTGCAAGGCAGGAAGCAGTCCAGGTGGCTGACCGCGTTTCTGACCCCACACAGGGATGTGCTCTGCGTTGAAACATACCTGGAGGATGACGATCAGTTGGAAGTCGTGGCCAAGCATTTGCAAGAAATCTACAAGCAAGTTGACAAGACCATGCTGACTCTGATAAGGGATGACAAAGTCAGTTTTGTTCTGGAAGTTCTTCTCCCGGAAGCCATGATTTGTGCCATCGCCGCACTTGATGGGCTGGATTACAAGGCAGCAGAGGAGAAGTACCTGCGAGGGCCACCTGTGCATTACCGGGAGAAAGAGCTGTTTGACAGAAATATCTTAAAGAAGGCAAGAAGGGAACCAGCAACCACCCGTAAAGCTAATTAG